A single window of Pseudarthrobacter psychrotolerans DNA harbors:
- a CDS encoding MFS transporter produces MTSTNKAAKAASRKPPPGALKAYVASLTGTSLEYYDFAIYSVASALVFPKIFFPSNDEFVGLLLSFSAFAVGYLARPIGGIIFGRLGDKVGRKYVLVFTLVLIGVATILIGALPDYSVIGIWAPIILVLLRLGQGIGVGGEWGGAVLLSSEFGDPKKRGFWSSAAQIGPPAGNLMANGVLAVLAASLSTEAFLSWGWRVAFLASALLVVFGLIIRLKLEETPVFKAIAAHGDQPKAPIKEVFTKQPRALISAALSRVCPDVLYALFTVFVAVYATKELGMTTGDVLAAILIGSAFQLFLIPAAGALTDRFNRRMVYGIAAAATAAWIPVFFLIIQGRSELMLIIGVVVGLALHAFMYGPQAAYITEQFPARLRYAGSSLAYTLAGVIGGAVAPLIFTALYAASGSWYLIAGYLLLASIVTIVGLALGRNPQPEEDLRLLHNDGAQESHA; encoded by the coding sequence ATGACCAGCACCAACAAGGCAGCAAAGGCCGCGTCGAGGAAGCCGCCGCCCGGTGCGCTCAAGGCGTACGTCGCCAGCCTCACCGGCACGTCCCTTGAGTACTACGACTTCGCCATCTACTCGGTGGCGTCAGCCCTCGTCTTCCCCAAGATCTTCTTCCCATCGAACGATGAATTCGTGGGGCTCCTCCTGTCCTTCTCGGCGTTCGCCGTGGGCTACCTCGCCCGTCCGATCGGCGGCATCATCTTCGGCCGCCTCGGAGACAAGGTGGGCCGCAAGTACGTCCTGGTCTTCACGCTGGTGCTGATCGGCGTCGCCACCATCCTCATTGGTGCGCTGCCTGATTACTCCGTGATCGGCATCTGGGCCCCCATCATCCTGGTGCTCCTGCGCCTGGGCCAGGGCATCGGCGTCGGCGGCGAATGGGGCGGTGCTGTGCTGCTGTCCAGCGAGTTCGGCGATCCTAAGAAGCGCGGTTTCTGGTCTTCAGCAGCCCAGATCGGCCCGCCCGCCGGCAACCTTATGGCCAACGGCGTCCTGGCTGTCCTCGCCGCCTCCCTCAGTACCGAAGCTTTCCTCTCGTGGGGCTGGCGCGTGGCGTTCCTGGCCTCGGCCCTGCTCGTGGTCTTCGGCCTGATCATCCGCCTCAAGCTTGAGGAAACTCCGGTGTTCAAGGCCATCGCGGCCCACGGCGACCAGCCGAAGGCACCCATCAAGGAAGTCTTCACCAAGCAGCCCCGCGCGCTGATCTCCGCCGCCCTGTCCCGGGTCTGCCCGGACGTCCTGTACGCGCTCTTCACCGTCTTTGTGGCCGTCTACGCCACCAAGGAACTGGGCATGACCACCGGCGACGTGTTGGCCGCCATCCTGATCGGCTCCGCGTTCCAGCTCTTCCTGATCCCGGCCGCCGGCGCCCTGACCGACCGCTTCAACCGCCGCATGGTCTACGGCATTGCGGCCGCCGCAACTGCCGCCTGGATCCCGGTGTTCTTCCTCATCATCCAGGGGCGGTCCGAGCTCATGTTGATCATCGGCGTTGTGGTGGGCCTGGCCCTCCACGCTTTTATGTACGGACCGCAGGCCGCCTACATCACTGAGCAGTTCCCGGCCCGTCTGCGCTACGCCGGCAGCTCCCTGGCCTACACCCTGGCGGGTGTGATCGGTGGTGCTGTGGCGCCGTTGATCTTCACCGCCCTCTACGCGGCCTCCGGCAGCTGGTACCTGATCGCCGGTTACCTGCTGCTGGCGTCCATCGTCACCATCGTGGGCCTGGCCCTCGGCCGGAACCCGCAGCCGGAAGAGGACCTCCGCCTGCTGCACAATGACGGCGCGCAGGAGAGCCACGCCTGA
- a CDS encoding 5-oxoprolinase subunit PxpA, with translation MATIDLNSDVGESFGRWSLGDDLAMFGSVSSANVACGFHAGDPSVIRRTCREAAAAGVAIGAHVGYRDLAGFGRRFMDISPTELADDVVYQIGALQALAAVEGARVRYVKPHGGLYNAIVTHTAQAQAVVDAVKSIDPNLPILGLPGSEVLRLAEAAGLRAVTEAFADRAYNPDGTLVSRSQPGAVLEDPEQVAEHVLRMATESAVRAIDGSILTIRAESICVHGDSPGAVAMATAVKSALGDAGVSIGSFL, from the coding sequence ATGGCAACGATTGACCTGAACAGCGACGTCGGCGAGTCGTTCGGACGATGGAGCCTCGGCGATGACCTGGCGATGTTCGGCTCGGTTTCGAGCGCGAACGTGGCCTGCGGATTCCATGCTGGCGATCCCAGCGTCATCCGCAGGACCTGCCGCGAGGCCGCTGCTGCCGGCGTCGCCATCGGTGCCCACGTCGGCTACCGGGACCTTGCCGGTTTCGGACGCCGTTTTATGGACATCAGCCCCACAGAACTGGCCGACGACGTGGTGTACCAGATCGGTGCCCTGCAGGCTCTGGCCGCGGTTGAGGGCGCCCGGGTCCGGTATGTAAAGCCGCACGGCGGACTGTACAACGCCATCGTGACGCACACAGCGCAGGCCCAGGCCGTCGTCGACGCCGTGAAATCGATTGACCCCAACCTTCCGATTCTGGGCCTCCCAGGCTCGGAAGTCCTGCGGCTTGCCGAAGCAGCCGGACTGCGCGCCGTGACCGAAGCGTTCGCTGACCGGGCCTACAACCCGGACGGCACGCTCGTCTCGCGCTCCCAACCCGGCGCAGTGCTTGAGGATCCGGAACAAGTGGCGGAACATGTCCTACGGATGGCCACTGAATCAGCGGTCCGCGCAATCGACGGTTCCATCCTTACAATCCGCGCAGAAAGCATCTGCGTGCATGGTGACTCACCGGGGGCCGTAGCGATGGCCACAGCAGTGAAGTCCGCTCTCGGCGACGCCGGTGTCAGCATCGGCTCGTTCCTCTAG
- a CDS encoding GntR family transcriptional regulator, with protein sequence MAVPSVAERVADELRLQLAEGALLPGTRLTESTLAEDLGVSRNTVREAFVELASERLVVRHPNRGVFVASLEAGDIHDVYTVRRAIEVSALRAGGSPEDVAAVRAAVEEGKRAAAAGDDEALGTANQHFHGAIVAMAGSPRLNSIMGQVLAEMRLFFHKATVDAQFYQHYLKDNEAICLALESGELDRAADLLVAYLDRSEDNLSEVHGDAADA encoded by the coding sequence GTGGCAGTTCCCTCTGTGGCGGAGCGCGTGGCGGATGAACTCCGCCTGCAGTTGGCCGAGGGAGCGCTCCTCCCCGGAACGCGGCTCACCGAATCCACCCTCGCGGAGGACCTGGGCGTCTCCCGCAACACGGTGCGTGAGGCCTTCGTTGAACTTGCCAGCGAACGGCTGGTGGTCCGGCATCCCAACCGCGGCGTCTTTGTGGCAAGCCTGGAGGCAGGCGACATCCACGACGTATATACAGTCCGCCGCGCCATCGAGGTCAGCGCCCTGCGCGCCGGAGGCAGCCCGGAGGATGTGGCCGCCGTCCGGGCCGCCGTCGAGGAAGGCAAGCGCGCGGCGGCAGCCGGTGACGACGAAGCCCTGGGCACCGCCAACCAGCACTTCCACGGCGCCATTGTGGCCATGGCCGGAAGCCCGCGGCTGAACAGCATCATGGGCCAGGTGCTGGCCGAGATGCGCCTGTTCTTCCACAAAGCCACGGTGGACGCGCAGTTTTACCAGCATTATCTGAAGGACAACGAGGCGATCTGCCTGGCCCTGGAATCCGGGGAACTGGATCGTGCGGCCGACCTTCTCGTGGCGTATCTGGACCGTTCTGAGGACAACCTGAGCGAAGTGCACGGAGACGCGGCCGACGCTTAA
- the mmsB gene encoding multiple monosaccharide ABC transporter permease, protein MSALRESLGFLTSRLRQVGIFVALILIVLLFQVLTDGILLQPQNVTNLVVQNSYILILAIGMVMVIIAGHIDLSVGSIAGFIGAVAGVMIVHWGWAWWIAIPACLLVGALVGAWQGYWIAYVGIPAFIVTLAGMLIFRGLTLITLKNQQITPFPAELRALGGGFLPDISGGTSVLEWLTVILGVGATLALVIQAVKERRIRKKFDLENEPMAWFVIKTAFIALLMLIITFLLASYRGTPIVLIVLAVLVIVYTALMNNSVFGRHTYAIGGNLHAAELSGIKTKAVTFRLFVNMGVLAALAGLVFTARLNSAQPAGGTGFELDSIAAAFIGGAAVQGGVGTVAGAMIGGLIMGVLNNGMSILGLGTDYQQLIKGLVLLLAVGFDIFNKNRSGKGGGAAIGKRLKVKPNPGAAADAGRPTGEVPVPVPAAK, encoded by the coding sequence ATGTCCGCCCTCCGAGAATCCCTGGGTTTCCTGACAAGCCGCCTCCGCCAGGTTGGCATCTTTGTTGCCCTGATCCTGATCGTCCTGCTGTTCCAGGTCCTGACCGACGGGATCCTGCTGCAGCCGCAGAACGTCACCAACCTGGTGGTCCAGAACAGCTACATCCTCATCCTGGCTATCGGCATGGTGATGGTGATCATCGCCGGCCACATCGACCTGTCCGTCGGATCGATCGCCGGCTTCATCGGAGCCGTCGCCGGTGTCATGATCGTGCATTGGGGCTGGGCCTGGTGGATCGCCATCCCCGCCTGCCTGCTGGTCGGCGCGCTGGTGGGTGCCTGGCAGGGTTACTGGATTGCATACGTCGGGATTCCCGCCTTCATCGTCACCCTTGCCGGAATGCTGATCTTCCGCGGCCTGACCCTGATCACCCTCAAGAACCAGCAGATCACGCCGTTCCCCGCCGAGCTGCGGGCCCTGGGCGGCGGCTTCCTGCCGGACATCTCCGGCGGCACCTCTGTGCTGGAATGGCTGACCGTCATCCTGGGCGTGGGTGCCACCCTGGCGCTGGTCATCCAGGCAGTCAAAGAACGCCGGATCCGGAAGAAGTTCGATCTTGAGAATGAGCCGATGGCCTGGTTCGTCATCAAAACTGCGTTCATTGCCCTGCTCATGCTGATCATCACGTTCCTGCTGGCAAGCTACCGCGGCACCCCGATCGTCCTCATTGTGCTCGCGGTCCTGGTGATCGTCTACACGGCCCTGATGAACAACAGTGTCTTCGGCCGGCACACCTATGCGATCGGCGGCAACCTCCACGCGGCGGAGCTGTCCGGCATCAAGACCAAGGCAGTGACGTTCCGGCTCTTCGTGAACATGGGCGTCCTCGCCGCACTGGCAGGCCTGGTGTTCACTGCCAGGCTCAACTCCGCGCAACCGGCCGGCGGCACCGGCTTCGAGCTGGACTCGATCGCGGCGGCGTTCATCGGCGGTGCTGCCGTCCAGGGCGGCGTTGGCACGGTGGCCGGCGCCATGATCGGCGGCCTGATCATGGGTGTCCTGAACAACGGCATGTCCATCCTCGGCCTGGGCACGGACTACCAGCAGCTCATCAAGGGCCTGGTCCTGCTCCTCGCCGTCGGCTTCGATATCTTCAACAAGAACCGCAGCGGCAAGGGCGGCGGAGCGGCAATCGGCAAGCGCCTCAAGGTCAAGCCGAACCCCGGTGCCGCAGCGGACGCGGGCCGGCCCACAGGCGAAGTTCCTGTTCCGGTGCCTGCCGCGAAGTAG
- the mmsA gene encoding multiple monosaccharide ABC transporter ATP-binding protein, with protein sequence MNTPILQMRGITKTFPGVKALQDVTLQVNRGEVHAICGENGAGKSTLMKVLSGVYPHSSFDGDILFENEPCNFSSISDSEKRGIVIIHQELALSPYLSIAENIYLGNEQAKRGWVDWRKTNLEAAKLLARVGLSENPVTPVQQISVGKQQLVEIAKALSKEVKLLILDEPTAALNDEDSGHLLDLILHLKGQGVTSIIISHKLNEIRKVADAVTIIRDGKTIETLRVGDGEITQERIIRGMVGRDLESLYPDRTPRIGEEVLRIEGWSVRHPQDHSRMVVNNASLNVRKGEVVGLAGLMGAGRTELAMSVFGRSYGTATSGKVFKHGVEINTGTVSAAIKHGIAYATEDRKRYGLNLIEDIKRNVSMAALRKLVKGGWVDKNQETVVANEYRKSMNIKAPSVAAITGKLSGGNQQKVVLSKWMFSDPDVLILDEPTRGIDVGAKFEIYTIIAKLAADGKAVIVISSELPELLGICDRIYTLSAGHITGEVPIAEASQETLMHFMTKEKE encoded by the coding sequence ATGAACACACCCATTCTTCAAATGCGAGGAATCACCAAGACCTTCCCGGGCGTGAAGGCACTCCAGGATGTCACCCTGCAGGTGAACCGCGGCGAGGTCCATGCCATCTGCGGCGAAAACGGTGCCGGAAAATCCACCCTGATGAAGGTGCTGTCCGGTGTCTACCCCCACAGCTCCTTCGACGGCGACATCCTGTTCGAAAACGAGCCCTGCAACTTCTCCAGCATCAGCGACAGCGAGAAGCGCGGGATTGTGATCATCCACCAGGAGCTGGCGCTGAGCCCCTACCTGTCGATCGCCGAGAACATCTACCTCGGCAACGAACAGGCCAAGCGCGGCTGGGTGGACTGGCGCAAAACCAATCTGGAGGCCGCGAAACTCCTGGCCCGGGTGGGCCTGAGTGAAAACCCGGTCACCCCCGTACAGCAGATCAGCGTGGGCAAGCAGCAGCTCGTGGAAATCGCCAAGGCGCTCTCGAAGGAGGTCAAACTCCTCATCCTCGACGAACCGACGGCGGCCCTCAACGACGAGGACTCGGGCCACCTGCTGGACCTCATCCTGCACCTGAAGGGGCAGGGCGTCACCTCCATCATCATCAGCCACAAGCTCAACGAGATCCGCAAGGTCGCGGACGCCGTCACTATCATCCGGGACGGCAAGACCATCGAAACCCTCCGCGTGGGCGACGGCGAAATCACCCAGGAACGCATCATCCGCGGCATGGTGGGCCGGGACCTGGAAAGCCTCTATCCGGACCGGACTCCCCGGATCGGCGAGGAAGTCCTGAGGATCGAGGGCTGGTCCGTCCGGCACCCGCAGGACCATAGCCGGATGGTGGTCAACAACGCCAGCCTCAATGTCCGCAAGGGCGAAGTGGTTGGCTTGGCGGGGCTGATGGGTGCCGGCAGAACCGAGCTGGCCATGAGCGTGTTCGGGCGCAGCTACGGCACCGCAACCTCCGGCAAGGTCTTCAAGCACGGCGTCGAAATCAACACCGGCACCGTTTCCGCCGCCATCAAGCACGGAATCGCCTACGCAACCGAGGACCGCAAGCGCTACGGCCTGAACCTCATCGAGGACATCAAGCGGAACGTGTCCATGGCCGCCCTCCGGAAGCTGGTGAAGGGCGGCTGGGTGGACAAGAACCAGGAAACCGTCGTCGCCAACGAATACCGGAAAAGCATGAACATCAAGGCGCCCTCAGTCGCCGCCATCACGGGCAAGCTGTCCGGCGGCAATCAGCAGAAAGTGGTGCTGAGCAAGTGGATGTTCTCCGACCCGGACGTGCTGATCCTTGATGAACCCACCCGCGGGATCGACGTCGGCGCGAAGTTTGAGATCTACACGATTATCGCGAAGCTTGCCGCGGACGGAAAGGCAGTCATTGTGATCTCCTCCGAGCTGCCCGAACTGCTGGGCATCTGCGACAGGATCTACACCCTGTCCGCCGGGCACATCACCGGCGAGGTCCCCATCGCTGAAGCATCACAGGAAACCCTTATGCATTTCATGACCAAAGAGAAGGAATAG
- the chvE gene encoding multiple monosaccharide ABC transporter substrate-binding protein yields MKIRKLLGTVAVVLAVTVGATGCGSRGGTAAEPAASDAAGSLVGISMPTQTSERWIADGKNVSESVTKLGYKADLQYANDDIPTQVAQIENMLTKGAKALIVAAIDGTTLTDVLAKAKEQNVKVIAYDRLINGTPNVDFYTTFDNYTVGVQQATSLLTGLGLIDAAGKKVDGKGPFNVELFAGSPDDNNANFFWTGAMDTLKPFMDAGTLKVPSGQTKFEQAAILRWQAPVAQKRMEDILTAAYSSGTKLNGVLSPYDGLSIGIISALTSTGGYAKGSLPIVTGQDAEKGSVKSITAGEQYSTIFKDTRQLGAQAVKMVDALLKGQQPEVNDTKTYNNKVKVVPAYLLKSVIITNENYKKELIDSGYYTEADVK; encoded by the coding sequence GTGAAGATCAGGAAACTCCTGGGCACCGTTGCCGTTGTCCTCGCTGTGACCGTCGGGGCCACCGGCTGTGGCTCCCGCGGCGGCACGGCCGCCGAGCCCGCCGCCTCCGATGCCGCCGGCTCCCTTGTAGGGATCTCGATGCCGACGCAGACCTCGGAGCGGTGGATCGCGGACGGCAAGAACGTCTCCGAATCCGTGACGAAGCTCGGCTACAAGGCCGACCTGCAGTACGCCAACGATGACATCCCCACGCAGGTGGCGCAGATCGAGAACATGCTCACCAAGGGCGCCAAGGCCCTGATCGTGGCGGCCATCGACGGCACAACCCTGACCGACGTCCTCGCCAAGGCGAAGGAACAGAACGTCAAGGTCATCGCCTACGACCGGCTCATCAACGGCACGCCGAACGTCGACTTCTACACCACCTTCGACAACTACACGGTGGGCGTGCAGCAGGCCACGTCGCTGCTGACCGGCCTGGGCCTCATTGACGCAGCCGGCAAGAAGGTGGACGGCAAGGGACCTTTCAACGTGGAGCTCTTCGCCGGCAGCCCGGATGACAATAACGCCAACTTCTTCTGGACCGGCGCGATGGACACCCTCAAGCCGTTCATGGATGCCGGCACCCTGAAGGTACCCAGCGGCCAGACGAAATTCGAGCAGGCAGCCATCCTGCGCTGGCAGGCCCCGGTTGCCCAGAAACGCATGGAAGATATCCTCACCGCCGCCTACAGCTCCGGTACCAAGCTCAACGGCGTCCTCTCACCGTATGACGGCCTCTCCATCGGCATCATCTCCGCCCTGACCAGCACCGGCGGTTATGCCAAGGGAAGCCTGCCGATCGTCACCGGCCAGGACGCTGAAAAGGGTTCGGTCAAGTCCATCACCGCCGGTGAGCAGTACTCCACGATCTTCAAGGACACCCGCCAGCTGGGTGCGCAGGCCGTGAAGATGGTGGATGCCCTCCTGAAGGGCCAGCAGCCCGAGGTCAACGACACCAAGACCTACAACAACAAGGTCAAGGTGGTTCCGGCCTACCTGCTCAAGTCCGTCATCATCACGAATGAGAACTACAAAAAGGAACTCATCGACTCCGGCTACTACACCGAGGCCGACGTCAAGTAG
- a CDS encoding aldose 1-epimerase family protein, giving the protein MNGAEYGLRHGLYTALITARGAAVRVLQHGKRDLVVPFPASGPNPHFRGVIVAPWPNRIPDGKYAFDGTDYRVPVNEPARQCALHGFTPELDWTLEARTESALTMSSSIVPTPGYPFALTITAQYRLDSDGLHTSVTAANVGERAAPYGVCPHPYLRAGPAPLDEWSLEVPAGTFLEVTADRLLPLAARPVAGHEYDFRGGRVIGPTAIDHAFTDIAFDGGGEARVVVRDPGGTGVGMAWDRSCGWVQLYTGDTEPPLPTRLGLAVEPMTCPPDAFNTGTDLVRLEPGASHNASWRIFAT; this is encoded by the coding sequence GTGAACGGAGCCGAATACGGGCTTCGGCACGGGCTGTACACCGCGCTGATCACCGCCCGGGGAGCGGCGGTGCGTGTGCTGCAGCACGGGAAGCGGGACCTCGTGGTCCCGTTCCCGGCCAGCGGGCCCAACCCGCACTTCCGCGGCGTCATCGTCGCGCCCTGGCCGAACCGGATTCCCGACGGGAAGTATGCCTTTGACGGCACGGACTACCGGGTACCGGTGAACGAACCGGCCCGGCAGTGCGCCCTGCACGGCTTCACCCCGGAGCTCGACTGGACGCTGGAGGCCCGGACAGAGTCCGCCCTCACGATGTCCAGCAGCATCGTGCCGACGCCGGGCTACCCCTTCGCGTTGACCATCACCGCCCAGTACCGGCTGGATAGCGATGGCCTGCACACGAGCGTCACCGCAGCCAATGTGGGGGAGCGGGCCGCGCCCTACGGTGTCTGCCCGCATCCCTATCTGCGGGCAGGGCCGGCGCCGCTCGACGAGTGGAGCCTGGAGGTCCCCGCAGGTACCTTCCTGGAGGTGACGGCCGACAGGTTGCTGCCGCTTGCCGCGCGCCCGGTGGCGGGGCACGAGTATGACTTCCGCGGTGGCCGCGTCATCGGCCCCACGGCGATCGACCACGCCTTCACGGATATTGCGTTCGACGGCGGAGGGGAGGCCCGCGTGGTGGTCCGGGACCCGGGCGGCACCGGCGTCGGCATGGCCTGGGACCGCAGCTGCGGCTGGGTGCAGCTCTACACCGGGGACACGGAACCGCCGCTGCCCACCCGGTTGGGGCTCGCCGTCGAACCCATGACCTGCCCGCCGGACGCGTTCAACACGGGCACGGACCTTGTGCGGCTTGAACCGGGAGCCTCGCACAACGCTTCCTGGCGCATCTTCGCCACCTGA
- the araA gene encoding L-arabinose isomerase has translation MTNANNTSLEQYEVWFLTGSQHLYGEDVLKQVAAQSQEIAAALNESSDVPVKLVWKPVLTDSDAIRRTALEANSDDSVIGVTAWMHTFSPAKMWIQGLDLLRKPLLHLHTQANVELPWADIDFDFMNLNQAAHGDREFGYIQSRLGIPRKTVVGHVSNPEVSRQVGSWQRASAGWAAVRTLKLTRFGDNMRNVAVTEGDKTEAELRFGVSVNTWSVNELADAVHGAAESDVDALVAEYERLYDVVPELRAGGARHESLRYSARIELGLRSFLEANGSAAFTTSFEDLGALRQLPGMAVQRLMADGYGFGAEGDWKTAILVRAAKVMGAGLPGGASLMEDYTYHLVPGAEKILGAHMLEVCPSLTATKPRVEIHPLGIGGKEDPVRMVFDTDAGPGVVVALSDMRDRFRLVANAVDVVDLDDPLPNLPVARALWSPKPDFATSAGAWLTAGAAHHTVLSTQVGMDVFEDFAEIARTELLTIDEGTTIKQFKKELAWNAAYYKLAGGL, from the coding sequence ATGACCAACGCCAACAACACATCCCTGGAGCAGTACGAGGTCTGGTTCCTCACCGGCAGCCAGCACCTCTACGGCGAGGACGTCCTCAAACAGGTGGCTGCGCAGTCCCAGGAGATCGCCGCCGCCCTCAACGAATCCTCCGATGTTCCGGTCAAGCTCGTCTGGAAGCCCGTGCTGACGGACTCCGACGCCATCCGCCGCACCGCCCTGGAAGCGAACTCGGACGATTCCGTCATCGGTGTGACGGCGTGGATGCACACCTTCAGCCCGGCCAAGATGTGGATCCAGGGCCTGGACCTGCTCCGCAAACCGCTCCTGCACCTGCACACCCAGGCCAACGTCGAGCTGCCCTGGGCGGACATCGACTTCGACTTCATGAACCTGAACCAGGCCGCACACGGCGACCGTGAGTTCGGCTACATCCAGTCCCGCCTGGGCATCCCGCGCAAGACCGTCGTGGGCCACGTGTCCAACCCCGAGGTGTCCCGCCAGGTGGGATCCTGGCAGCGCGCCTCGGCCGGCTGGGCGGCCGTCCGCACCCTGAAGCTCACACGGTTCGGCGACAACATGCGCAACGTCGCCGTCACCGAAGGCGACAAGACCGAGGCCGAGCTGCGGTTCGGCGTCTCCGTCAACACCTGGTCCGTCAACGAACTAGCCGATGCGGTGCACGGCGCCGCAGAGTCCGACGTCGACGCCCTGGTTGCAGAGTACGAGCGCCTTTACGACGTGGTTCCCGAGCTTCGCGCCGGCGGTGCCCGCCACGAGTCGCTGCGCTACAGCGCCCGGATCGAGCTGGGCCTCCGCAGCTTCCTGGAGGCGAACGGCTCCGCGGCCTTCACCACCTCATTTGAGGACCTGGGCGCGTTGCGCCAGCTTCCGGGCATGGCGGTCCAGCGGCTCATGGCTGACGGTTACGGCTTCGGCGCCGAGGGCGACTGGAAGACCGCCATCCTGGTCCGGGCGGCGAAGGTCATGGGTGCAGGGCTGCCCGGCGGCGCCTCGCTGATGGAGGACTACACGTACCACCTCGTCCCCGGCGCGGAGAAGATCCTGGGCGCCCACATGCTCGAGGTCTGCCCCTCCCTGACGGCCACCAAACCGCGCGTCGAAATACACCCGTTGGGCATCGGCGGCAAGGAAGACCCGGTCCGGATGGTGTTCGACACCGACGCCGGCCCAGGCGTCGTCGTGGCGCTCTCGGACATGCGCGACCGGTTCCGGCTCGTGGCGAACGCCGTCGACGTCGTGGATCTGGACGACCCGTTGCCCAACCTGCCCGTGGCCCGGGCCCTCTGGTCCCCGAAGCCCGATTTCGCTACTTCGGCCGGCGCCTGGCTCACCGCCGGCGCCGCGCACCACACAGTCCTCTCTACCCAGGTGGGCATGGACGTGTTCGAGGACTTCGCCGAGATCGCCCGCACCGAGCTGCTGACCATTGACGAGGGCACCACCATCAAACAGTTCAAGAAGGAACTCGCCTGGAACGCCGCGTACTACAAGCTGGCCGGCGGGCTGTGA
- a CDS encoding L-ribulose-5-phosphate 4-epimerase, with protein sequence MSTATVKTLDAIARIRQEVCTLHAELTRYGLVVWTAGNVSARVPGRDLMVIKPSGVSYDDLTPEQMVVTDLYGVAVDGDADGEWGNPPLSPSSDTAAHAYVYRHMPDVGGVVHTHSTYATAWAARGESIPCVLTMMGDEFGGSIPVGPFALIGDDSIGQGIVETLKNSTSPAVLMQNHGPFTIGKDARAAVKAAVMCEEVARTVHISRQLGEPLPIDPAQIDSLYDRYQNVYGR encoded by the coding sequence ATGAGCACCGCGACCGTAAAAACACTGGACGCGATCGCCCGGATCCGGCAGGAAGTCTGCACCCTGCACGCCGAACTGACCCGCTACGGGCTGGTGGTATGGACCGCCGGCAACGTCTCCGCCCGCGTGCCCGGCCGGGACCTGATGGTGATCAAGCCGTCCGGCGTTTCCTATGATGACCTCACGCCCGAACAGATGGTGGTCACCGACCTCTACGGCGTGGCCGTGGATGGCGATGCGGACGGTGAGTGGGGCAACCCGCCGCTGTCGCCGTCGTCGGACACCGCGGCGCACGCCTACGTCTACCGGCACATGCCCGACGTCGGCGGCGTGGTCCACACGCACTCCACCTACGCCACCGCCTGGGCTGCCCGGGGCGAGTCCATCCCGTGCGTCCTCACCATGATGGGCGACGAGTTCGGCGGCTCCATCCCTGTTGGCCCGTTCGCGCTGATCGGGGACGACTCCATTGGCCAGGGCATCGTGGAGACGCTGAAGAACTCCACCTCGCCCGCGGTGCTGATGCAGAACCACGGCCCGTTCACCATCGGCAAGGACGCGCGGGCGGCGGTGAAAGCCGCAGTCATGTGCGAGGAAGTGGCCCGGACGGTCCATATTTCCCGCCAGCTCGGCGAGCCCCTGCCGATCGACCCGGCCCAGATCGACTCCCTCTACGACCGCTACCAGAACGTCTACGGCCGCTAG